One window of the Daphnia pulex isolate KAP4 chromosome 8, ASM2113471v1 genome contains the following:
- the LOC124199566 gene encoding uncharacterized protein LOC124199566, protein MDYEELHTYLPHHPIFRGDKSTTKIRPVFDGAAKTKFGPSLNDVLETGPNLNPDLLSVLLRFRKYEIAWIADIEKAFLNIALQPEDAEAIRFLWPRDPAVAGSPLIAYKWKRVPFGLSSSPFLLRVTINKHFKSLRSRFPETIQQLEESLYVDDYLGGANNLSIAKKRVDETDEIFSDAQLNMRSWATNNEDLKQHLKEKGLSNQVVGLLSPALDGQQKVLGIRWDTGSDSFKFDPASIIQAVEEVGSEITKRKILSISARIFDPIGFLSPTVLLLKIIYQKLWEKEIGWDQAAPADIQKSWKIVMTGLADFTELQIPRWIGLSEKVTSHEIHVFGDASEAAYGAVAYARLQIGQEDPLIILLASKTRVAPLPKKKVTLPRLELLSSLLAVRLGEVVKNAMQVQYWRTIYWSDSLVALGWIRGEPNKWKPFVRNQVETIRKFSQPEWWRHCPGLQNPADLASRGAPAPTLVTSTLWWNGPIWLKGEETEWPDSPNDQIPQTIQSEMESEARSTTVSTTAAIAIPTASVDWNLDKISTWNRLLRRTAWVSRFLSRSQKKLRPPGPERMESIKAIGPDGKGSGKVIRITRLSREELDEAELTIYRQLQRERYPKAFESLQLDNTIQPKEKIAALFPIWDARDRLIRIHGRVSLALRDRNIDPPILLPASHIVITFLITDKHESLLHAGAKVTLSELKEKFWIVKGRQQVKKTLFTCVECKKLTSPPFQELAAPLPLNRLKLAQSFHVTGVDFAGPLLYKPAQRRKKRKAPPGVQDPTPADDPTEERIEEPPTEGDAPIEALIVVTRAVHLELLPDMTARSFLLAFRKFAARRGPVSVMYSDNAQTFRCVERFLRTIHADPTIQDFLASRKTLWIFSASLAPWWGGFWERMVRSVKDLLRRSNGRACLDYMELEASLTEIESVINARPLSYIGEGADDPLPITPNQFLNNRRSTRADPEPAVNLLAPTSTSIVLQEMDKNRREYVADICARFVDDYLLQLDNFHSKGKSGRKIRLGEVVVIHDENSKRLMWSTGVVKELIPSRDGLIRSVMLKVPNELREDLAEDVEIGNPEPIQEPEEDPNPTLPEPEIDLAVGDATPAPEEPECRAGCYGLWWGVC, encoded by the exons ATGGACTACGAAGAGCTTCACACCTATCTCCCACATCATCCGATCTTCAGAGGCGACAAATCAACGACGAAAATCAGACCCGTCTTTGATGGAGcagcaaaaacgaaatttggacCAAGTCTGAACGACGTGTTGGAGACCGGACCAAATCTCAATCCCGATCTCCTATCAGTGCTATTACGCTTCAGAAAGTACGAGATTGCCTGGATCGCCGACATAGAAAAAGCCTTTCTAAACATCGCCCTGCAGCCGGAAGACGCTGAAGCAATCAGGTTTTTATGGCCCAGGGATCCAGCAGTGGCTGGATCGCCTCTAATTGCCTACAAGTGGAAGAGAGTGCCCTTTGGCCTTAGTTCTAGCCCCTTTCTCCTACGTGTTACaattaacaaacatttcaaatcactAAGGTCTCGTTTTCCAGAAACTATTCAACAGCTGGAAGAAAGTTTGTACGTTGACGATTACCTCGGCGGAGCAAACAATTTATCAATCGCCAAGAAAAGAGTCGATGAGACGGACGAGATCTTTAGTGACGCCCAACTCAACATGAGAAGCTGGGCAACCAACAACGAAGACCTCAAACAACACCTGAAGGAGAAAGGACTGTCGAATCAAGTCGTAGGCCTACTCTCCCCAGCCTTGGACGGCCAACAGAAGGTGTTAGGAATCCGGTGGGACACCGGATCCGATTCGTTCAAATTCGACCCAGCATCCATCATCCAAGCAGTAGAAGAAGTGGGATCGgaaatcaccaaaagaaagataCTCAGTATCTCGGCAAGGATTTTTGatccaattggatttttatctcCCACTGTACTTTTATTGAAGATTATTTACCAGAAGCTCTGGGAAAAGGAGATAGGTTGGGACCAAGCAGCTCCAGCCGATATCCAAAAATCTTGGAAGATAGTGATGACTGGTCTCGCCGATTTCACCGAACTACAAATTCCACGATGGATCGGACTATCCGAAAAAGTCACTTCACACGAAATTCACGTCTTCGGAGACGCTTCTGAAGCAGCGTATGGAGCCGTAGCCTACGCCCGACTCCAAATAGGACAAGAAGATCCACTCATCATATTACTGGCCAGCAAGACGAGAGTTGCACCTCTacctaagaaaaaagtaactttaccGCGTTTAGAATTGCTGAGCTCACTTTTAGCCGTACGTTTAGGTGAAGTCGTAAAGAATGCAATGCAAGTCCAGTATTGGAGAACTATCTACTGGTCAGACTCCTTGGTTGCACTAGGATGGATTAGAGGAGAGCCGAACAAATGGAAACCATTCGTCCGAAATCAAGTGGAAacgattcgaaaattttcacaGCCCGAGTGGTGGAGACACTGTCCAGGTCTCCAAAATCCGGCCGATCTTGCCTCGCGGGGAGCGCCAGCGCCAACGCTGGTAACCTCAACTCTTTGGTGGAACGGCCCGATTTGGctcaaaggagaagaaacggaaTGGCCAGATTCTCCCAACGACCAAATTCCACAAACAATCCAGTCCGAAATGGAATCGGAAGCTAGGAGTACGACGGTcagcacaacagcagccatcgCAATTCCAACAGCCTCCGTCGACTGGAATCTCGACAAAATTTCCACCTGGAATCGACTGTTAAGACGTACAGCCTGGGTCTCACGATTCCTCAGCAGGAGTCAAAAGAAGCTCAGACCTCCCGGTCCAGAACGAATGGAGTCGATAAAGGCAATTGGACCAGATGGAAAAGGAAGTGGAAAAGTTATCCGGATTACAAGATTATCCAGAGAGGAGCTGGATGAAGCGGAACTAACGATCTACAGACAGCTCCAACGAGAGCGGTATCCTAAGGCGTTTGAATCGCTACAGTTAGACAACACAATCCAGCCCAAGGAGAAGATCGCTGCACTTTTCCCAATCTGGGACGCCAGAGACCGTCTCATTCGAATCCATGGAAGAGTATCACTTGCCCTAAGAGATAGAAACATCGATCCCCCAATCTTGCTTCCTGCATCACATATAGTAAtcacttttttaattacagaCAAACACGAGTCGCTACTACATGCAGGAGCAAAGGTGACACTATcagagttgaaagaaaaattctggataGTTAAAGGACGACAGCAAGTGAAAAAGACTTTGTTTACTTGTGTGGAATGTAAAAAGCTGACATCACCACCATTCCAGGAATTAGCAGCCCCTCTTCCTTTAAACCGACTCAAACTTGCACAATCTTTTCACGTTACAGGAGTCGATTTCGCTGGACCACTGCTGTACAAACCAGCACagcgaaggaagaaaaggaaagctcCACCAGGCGTCCAGGATCCGACGCCAGCAGACGATCCAACTGAAGAGCGAATCGAGGAGCCACCCACTGAAGGAGACGCTCCAATCGAAGCTCTAATCGTAG TCACTCGAGCGGTTCACCTGGAATTACTACCCGATATGACGGCGCGTTCCTTCTTACTAGCCTTCAGAAAATTCGCAGCTAGACGAGGACCCGTCTCAGTGATGTATTCGGACAACGCGCAAACTTTCCGATGTGTTGAACGATTCCTGAGAACTATCCATGCCGATCCAACCATTCAAGATTTCCTCGCGTCCAGAAAAACCCTTTGGATATTTTCCGCCAGCCTAGCGCCATGGTGGGGAGGATTCTGGGAACGGATGGTGAGGAGCGTCAAGGATCTGCTGCGACGCTCCAACGGTCGAGCCTGCCTTGACTACATGGAACTGGAAGCGAGTCTAACAGAAATCGAGAGCGTAATTAACGCCCGCCCACTCAGCTATATTGGGGAAGGAGCTGACGATCCACTTCCGATAACTCCAAACCAATTTCTAAACAACAGACGTTCTACTCGTGCCGATCCGGAGCCAGCCGTTAACTTGCTAGCTCCAACATCGACCAGCATCGTACTACAAGAGATGGACAAGAACAGGAGGGAATATGTCGCTGACATCTGTGCTAGATTCGTCGACGATTATCTACTCCAACTAGACAACTTCCACTCCAAAGGAAAATCCGGAAGGAAGATCCGCCTAGGAGAAGTCGTCGTTATCCACGACGAAAACTCCAAACGACTCATGTGGTCTACCGGAGTAGTGAAGGAACTGATTCCAAGCCGCGACGGACTCATCCGCTCTGTCATGCTCAAAGTTCCAAatg AGCTGCGAGAAGACCTCGCCGAAGACGTCGAAATTGGAAATCCGGAACCGATCCAGGAGCCGGAAGAGGATCCAAATCCAACTTTGCCAGAGCCAGAAATCGATCTCGCTGTCGGAGACGCTACGCCAGCTCCCGAAGAACCGGAATGTCGAGCCGGATGCTACGGGCTCTGGTGGGGAGTGtgttag